A window from Salarias fasciatus chromosome 11, fSalaFa1.1, whole genome shotgun sequence encodes these proteins:
- the LOC115396487 gene encoding zymogen granule membrane protein 16-like, which yields MFSLVVIAVLCTSCLAAPYDFSSFSLPVGGSSGDAFYTQGDGRISGIRVWENPNSYITGLQVRYGTTWSPTIGREVGTAQELLLQGHEAITQYSFNMFPQYRGAVLKTLHGRVNSAGITSLGAQWGMFYFSNAYFHE from the exons ATGTTCTCCCTCGTGGTCATTGCTGTGCTCTGCACCAGCTGCCTGGCAGCAC catatGATTTTAGCTCCTTCTCTCTTCCTGTTGGAGGTAGCAGTGGTGATGCCTTCTACACACAAGGAGACGGAAGGATCAGTGGAATTCGGGTCTGGGAAAATCCAAATTCTTACATTACAGG CCTTCAGGTACGTTACGGTACCACTTGGTCGCCCACTATTGGACGGGAAGTAGGAACGGCACAGGAACTGTTGTTACAAGGTCATGAAGCAATTACTCAG tATTCCTTCAACATGTTCCCTCAGTACCGAGGAGCAGTGCTCAAGACTCTGCATGGACGCGTCAACAGTGCAGGGATCACTTCTCTGGGAGCTCAGTGGGGAATGTTCTACTTTTCCAACGCTTATTTCCATGAATAA
- the LOC115396490 gene encoding CKLF-like MARVEL transmembrane domain-containing protein 8 produces the protein MDDAVVANHSFDVPSMLARDFNNVMLTNESNVINVCGMLVWILVGGTDYFHLSALCWVMFSSILLWILTVFLFIIYLAGVHHRIPRVPWTTLDLCMHCSATVLYLVTAVVNALSVKQATRGRHNYNCWAASAFFASLTTLCYAGSGYLSYRVWKTQEEEQEFHRFLLCFHNVQNVSRRMDSN, from the exons ATGGATGATGCTGTGGTGGCTAATCACAGTTTTGATGTTCCCTCCATGCTGGCCAGGGACTTCAACAATGTCATGCTGACCAATGAATCCAATGTCATCAAT gtGTGTGGTATGCTGGTGTGGATTCTCGTTGGTGGTACCGATTATTTTCATCTGTCGGCTCTGTGCTGGgtgatgttttcctccatcctgctctggattctgacagtttttctcttcatcatttaCCTTGCTGGAGTCCATCACAGAATACCCCGGGTCCCCTGGACTACactg gacctgtGCATGCACTGCAGTGCCACAGTCTTGTATCTGGTGACAGCAGTGGTAAATGCACTGTCTGTCAAacaagccaccagggggcgacacAACTACAACTGCTGGGCAGCATCAGCA TTCTTTGCATCTCTCACCACACTCTGCTATGCGGGAAGTGGTTATTTGAGCTACCGGGTCTGGAAAACccaagaagaggagcaggagttCCACCGCTTCCTGCTCTGCTTTCACAATGTTCAAAACGTGAGCCGAAGGATGGACAGCAACTGA